A single Anatilimnocola floriformis DNA region contains:
- a CDS encoding XdhC family protein: MRDVVRPLLAALASGRPTAYCRLVETRGSTPQKAGAVMLVFADGNQAGTLGGGCVEAEVKRRAIALIAAGKSDLCKFQLDSDYGWDDGLICGGRMLVLIEPIQSSSADYFRLLSERIDAGLGTTEAIVFDETAQLAAPTNYLLDDDGKLLAALHATDNSVPEIIVQELKPLDIRPRPYVSSGISFLPVLPRCRLIIVGGGHVGQAVAELATPLDFEVWVVDDRADVVSEARFPKADRRIAGPVDQVLPSLPIDCNTYCLIVTRGHNHDEEALFHVVSRGARYVGLIGSRRKIRLIFDDLLEQGVTREALERVHAPLGIDIGSQTVPEIAVSIAAELVAHRNRDGFIPGRPARVEMAQFDRRATP, from the coding sequence ATGCGCGACGTTGTCCGTCCACTATTGGCCGCTCTCGCTTCTGGGCGGCCGACTGCTTATTGCCGGCTGGTGGAAACGCGCGGCTCCACGCCGCAAAAAGCCGGCGCGGTCATGCTCGTTTTCGCCGACGGCAACCAAGCCGGCACGCTCGGCGGCGGCTGTGTCGAAGCCGAAGTCAAACGCCGCGCGATCGCGCTGATCGCCGCGGGAAAGAGCGACCTCTGCAAGTTTCAACTCGACAGCGATTACGGCTGGGACGACGGCCTGATTTGCGGTGGGCGAATGCTGGTGCTCATCGAGCCGATCCAATCTTCTTCGGCCGATTACTTTCGCCTGTTATCGGAGCGGATCGATGCAGGGCTGGGAACGACCGAAGCAATTGTGTTCGACGAAACCGCACAGCTTGCAGCTCCGACGAACTATCTGCTTGATGACGATGGAAAGTTGCTGGCCGCGCTACATGCAACTGACAATTCGGTGCCCGAGATAATTGTGCAGGAACTCAAGCCGCTCGACATTCGCCCGCGGCCGTATGTTTCGAGCGGGATTTCCTTCCTGCCAGTGCTCCCCCGTTGCCGGTTGATTATTGTCGGCGGTGGACATGTCGGCCAAGCCGTGGCCGAACTCGCCACGCCGCTCGATTTCGAAGTGTGGGTCGTCGACGACCGCGCCGATGTCGTGAGCGAGGCCCGGTTCCCCAAAGCCGATCGGCGGATCGCGGGCCCGGTTGATCAGGTGCTGCCGTCGCTCCCCATCGATTGCAACACTTACTGCCTGATCGTAACCCGTGGCCATAATCACGATGAGGAAGCGCTGTTCCACGTCGTCAGCCGCGGCGCACGCTACGTCGGCCTGATCGGCAGCCGGCGAAAAATTCGACTGATCTTCGACGACCTGCTCGAACAGGGCGTAACGCGCGAAGCCCTCGAGCGTGTCCACGCGCCGCTCGGCATCGACATCGGTTCGCAAACGGTGCCAGAGATCGCCGTGAGTATTGCTGCCGAATTGGTCGCACACCGCAATCGCGATGGCTTCATTCCGGGGCGCCCCGCCCGCGTCGAGATGGCACAGTTCGATAGGCGGGCCACGCCGTGA
- a CDS encoding nucleotidyltransferase family protein has product MSGRRFRPVEIPPRAFAIIPAAGESRRMGGVAKLLLPVQGVPLIAHTLAAWQAAGLVPLVVIRPSDDALAEVCHAYGAEVLRAETPPAEMKISVQLALKHLQRYSLPPNFAWLLAPADMPRLSPAIIARLIDQHAAAETKSILVPTICGKQGHPVLFPWSLASQVFELAANEGVKALLTRNPVREIACDDLARYEPFVDVDTPVDYQQLRDGI; this is encoded by the coding sequence GTGAGCGGCCGACGTTTTCGACCTGTCGAGATTCCGCCGCGAGCCTTCGCGATCATTCCCGCTGCCGGTGAGAGTCGCCGGATGGGGGGCGTGGCTAAGTTGCTGTTGCCGGTCCAAGGCGTGCCGCTCATTGCCCACACGCTCGCTGCGTGGCAAGCAGCGGGCCTCGTTCCACTGGTCGTGATTCGCCCCAGCGATGATGCACTCGCAGAAGTCTGCCACGCCTACGGAGCAGAAGTACTGCGAGCTGAAACGCCGCCGGCCGAAATGAAGATCAGCGTGCAACTCGCGCTCAAACATCTACAGCGGTATTCACTGCCGCCGAACTTCGCCTGGCTGCTCGCTCCAGCCGATATGCCGCGGTTGTCGCCGGCGATCATAGCCCGCTTGATCGATCAACATGCTGCCGCGGAAACAAAGTCGATTCTGGTTCCGACCATTTGCGGGAAGCAAGGCCATCCGGTTCTGTTTCCCTGGTCACTCGCTTCGCAAGTTTTCGAACTCGCGGCTAACGAAGGCGTGAAGGCGCTCCTCACGCGAAATCCGGTTCGCGAGATCGCCTGCGATGATCTGGCTCGGTATGAACCGTTCGTCGATGTCGACACGCCTGTCGACTATCAACAGCTGCGCGACGGCATTTAA
- the purH gene encoding bifunctional phosphoribosylaminoimidazolecarboxamide formyltransferase/IMP cyclohydrolase, protein MSNPRLQRAVISVSDKAGLAEFAQGLAAAGVEIYSTGGTRKFLEQAGLKVRDVAEYTGFPEMLDGRVKTLHPKIFGGILARRDHAEDMQLTAEHGIVSFELVVVNLYPFEATVAKPNVSVEDAIENIDIGGPSLVRAAAKNHAFVTIATSPSQYEAILQEVKDQGATSFALRRKLAAAAYAHTAGYDAAISAWFAKQLGDTFPQQLSIPLVLENELRYGENSHQLAAVYRQAGANGTSLVRAKQLNGKELSYNNLLDLDSALAIVRPLSQAACAVIKHNNPCGAAVGDTLAAATRKALEGDPQSAFGGVLAMNQTIDQATAEVLCQPGLFLEAIVAPAFDAAALDMLKSKPKWKANVRLLAVGDFTPQQPTIGYRQIEGGMLVQQADVLADPESEWKIVTEKQPDARALAELKFAWAVVRHVKSNAISLSKDGMLIGCGAGQMSRVDSVEIAIQKAGQRAPGSVLASDAFFPFPDSIHRAAAAGVIGIIQPGGSVKDPEVIAACNEHGLPMIFTGRRHFKH, encoded by the coding sequence ATGAGCAATCCTCGTTTGCAGCGGGCGGTTATTAGTGTCAGCGATAAGGCGGGCCTCGCCGAGTTTGCCCAAGGGTTGGCCGCGGCGGGAGTCGAAATCTACAGCACCGGCGGTACGCGGAAGTTTCTCGAGCAGGCCGGCCTGAAGGTTCGCGACGTCGCCGAGTACACCGGCTTTCCCGAGATGCTCGACGGCCGGGTGAAGACACTCCATCCGAAGATTTTCGGCGGCATTCTCGCCCGCCGCGATCATGCCGAAGACATGCAGCTGACCGCTGAGCATGGCATCGTTAGTTTCGAACTGGTGGTGGTGAATCTCTATCCGTTCGAAGCGACCGTCGCCAAGCCGAACGTGAGTGTCGAGGACGCGATCGAGAATATCGACATCGGCGGGCCGAGCCTGGTGCGAGCGGCGGCGAAGAATCATGCGTTCGTGACGATCGCTACGAGCCCGTCGCAGTACGAAGCGATTCTGCAGGAAGTAAAGGATCAGGGCGCGACCAGCTTTGCCTTGCGGCGGAAGTTGGCCGCGGCTGCTTATGCTCACACGGCGGGTTACGACGCGGCGATCAGCGCGTGGTTTGCGAAGCAACTCGGAGATACGTTTCCGCAGCAACTCAGCATTCCGCTGGTGCTCGAAAACGAACTGCGCTACGGCGAAAACTCGCATCAATTGGCCGCCGTCTATCGTCAGGCCGGCGCGAACGGCACGAGCCTGGTCCGCGCGAAGCAACTGAACGGCAAGGAACTGTCGTACAACAATCTGCTCGATCTCGATAGCGCGCTGGCCATTGTGCGGCCGTTGTCGCAGGCCGCCTGTGCGGTGATCAAACACAACAATCCTTGCGGCGCTGCGGTGGGCGACACGCTGGCGGCGGCGACTCGCAAGGCTCTTGAGGGTGATCCGCAAAGTGCCTTCGGCGGCGTGCTGGCGATGAATCAAACGATTGATCAGGCCACGGCGGAAGTTCTCTGTCAGCCTGGTTTGTTTCTCGAAGCCATTGTCGCGCCGGCCTTCGATGCAGCGGCCCTCGACATGCTCAAGAGCAAGCCGAAGTGGAAAGCCAATGTCCGTTTGCTCGCGGTCGGCGACTTCACGCCGCAGCAGCCGACGATTGGTTATCGGCAGATCGAGGGTGGCATGCTCGTGCAACAGGCCGATGTGCTCGCTGATCCCGAGAGTGAATGGAAAATCGTCACCGAGAAGCAACCCGATGCTCGCGCACTGGCCGAGTTGAAGTTTGCCTGGGCCGTGGTGCGACACGTGAAGAGCAACGCGATTTCGCTGTCGAAAGACGGCATGCTGATTGGTTGCGGCGCTGGACAGATGAGCCGCGTCGATTCGGTCGAGATCGCGATTCAAAAGGCGGGTCAACGGGCGCCGGGGAGCGTGCTCGCTAGCGATGCGTTTTTCCCCTTCCCCGATTCGATCCATCGCGCTGCCGCGGCGGGGGTGATTGGCATCATTCAGCCCGGTGGCAGCGTGAAGGATCCCGAAGTGATTGCGGCTTGCAATGAGCACGGCCTGCCGATGATCTTTACCGGTCGGCGGCACTTCAAGCATTAA
- a CDS encoding bL17 family ribosomal protein, with amino-acid sequence MRHRRRSRVLGRSPSHRKALLKNLASAIFLTERDAELDANKPKIKGRIVTTLHKAKEVRSLVEKTITIAKKALIAQEAAREHGTTADRQSDAWKTWRKSDKWQKWAAAMAPVVNARRRCIQMLGDKQAVKLLFSEVAPRFKDRNGGYTRVLRLAKPRLGDAGIRGILEFTGVRDRKVQKSEKPAFESA; translated from the coding sequence ATGCGTCATCGTCGTCGTAGCCGCGTCCTCGGCCGTAGCCCCAGCCATCGCAAAGCCCTGCTTAAGAACTTGGCCAGCGCGATCTTTCTGACCGAGCGCGATGCCGAGCTCGACGCCAACAAGCCAAAGATCAAGGGCCGCATCGTCACGACGCTGCACAAGGCGAAGGAAGTTCGCTCGCTCGTCGAGAAGACGATCACCATCGCCAAGAAGGCCCTCATCGCTCAAGAAGCTGCCCGCGAACACGGCACCACTGCCGATCGTCAAAGCGACGCCTGGAAGACCTGGCGGAAGAGCGACAAGTGGCAAAAGTGGGCCGCCGCCATGGCGCCGGTCGTTAACGCTCGCCGTCGCTGCATCCAAATGCTCGGCGACAAGCAAGCCGTCAAGCTCCTTTTCAGCGAAGTGGCCCCGCGGTTCAAGGATCGTAACGGCGGTTACACCCGCGTCCTCCGCCTCGCCAAGCCCCGCCTCGGCGACGCCGGCATCCGCGGCATCCTCGAATTCACCGGTGTCCGCGACCGCAAGGTCCAGAAGAGCGAAAAGCCCGCCTTCGAGTCGGCCTAG
- a CDS encoding DNA-directed RNA polymerase subunit alpha, whose amino-acid sequence MHVRWRGLELPSLVNCDAASLTGTYGKFVAEPFERGFGVTVGNSLRRVLLSSLEGSAVTQIKIRGAQHEFTTIPGVLEDVTDIVLNVKALVVKNHSDSTRVITVEKNTAGVITGADVQTDSDVEIINKDHVLCTVTDNVPFMMEMVVENGRGYVPSTEHSTGDHEIGIIPVDAIYSPIVRVRYEIEETRVGQKTNYDRMNLEIWTNGAIHPEMALVEAAKILRKHLNPFVQYAELGPKVHVAPRGGSAGGDGALETKLGMSLAEMKLSVRAMNCLESENIHTVRDLVQKTEDTLLEVRNFGETTLNEVKEKLHDMGMYLGMRVPTATR is encoded by the coding sequence ATGCACGTTCGGTGGCGCGGTCTGGAATTGCCCAGCCTGGTGAATTGCGATGCCGCTTCGCTTACGGGCACCTACGGCAAGTTCGTTGCCGAGCCCTTCGAGCGCGGCTTCGGTGTTACCGTCGGCAACAGCTTGCGACGCGTGTTGCTTTCCAGCTTGGAAGGTTCGGCTGTCACTCAAATCAAGATTCGTGGCGCTCAGCACGAATTCACTACGATTCCGGGCGTCCTCGAAGACGTGACCGACATCGTGCTGAATGTGAAGGCCCTGGTCGTCAAGAATCACAGCGATTCGACCCGCGTCATCACCGTTGAAAAGAACACGGCTGGCGTGATCACCGGCGCCGATGTGCAGACCGATTCCGATGTTGAAATCATCAACAAGGATCACGTTCTCTGCACCGTCACCGACAACGTCCCGTTCATGATGGAAATGGTCGTCGAAAACGGCCGTGGCTATGTTCCCTCGACGGAGCACAGCACCGGCGATCACGAAATCGGCATCATTCCTGTCGATGCGATCTACAGCCCGATCGTTCGCGTTCGCTACGAAATCGAAGAAACCCGCGTCGGTCAAAAGACCAACTACGACCGGATGAACCTCGAGATCTGGACCAACGGCGCGATCCATCCGGAAATGGCCCTCGTCGAAGCCGCCAAGATCCTCCGCAAGCACCTCAATCCTTTCGTGCAATACGCCGAATTGGGTCCGAAGGTGCATGTGGCTCCCCGCGGCGGTTCGGCTGGCGGCGACGGCGCTCTCGAGACCAAGCTCGGCATGAGCCTGGCCGAAATGAAACTCTCCGTTCGGGCGATGAACTGCCTCGAATCGGAAAACATCCACACGGTGCGCGATCTGGTGCAGAAGACCGAAGACACCTTGCTGGAAGTTCGCAACTTCGGCGAAACCACGCTCAACGAAGTCAAGGAAAAGCTGCACGACATGGGTATGTACCTCGGCATGCGAGTGCCAACGGCTACCCGTTAA
- the rpsK gene encoding 30S ribosomal protein S11, giving the protein MSKVKKKKIRRNVTVAIAHVRATFNNTTVTITDTKGDTLCWASAGTSGFKGSRKSTPFAGQCAGQQAAEKASKYGVKELEVRVKGPGSGRESAITALQTAGMTVKTIEDVTPIPHNGCRPPKRRRV; this is encoded by the coding sequence GTGTCGAAGGTCAAGAAGAAGAAGATTCGCCGCAACGTCACGGTGGCCATCGCCCACGTGCGGGCTACGTTCAACAACACCACGGTGACGATTACCGACACCAAGGGTGACACGCTGTGCTGGGCTTCGGCTGGCACGAGCGGTTTCAAGGGAAGCCGCAAGAGCACGCCGTTCGCCGGTCAGTGCGCGGGTCAACAAGCCGCCGAAAAGGCTTCGAAGTATGGCGTGAAGGAGTTGGAAGTTCGCGTGAAGGGGCCAGGTTCGGGCCGTGAAAGCGCGATTACCGCTCTGCAGACCGCCGGTATGACGGTGAAGACGATCGAAGACGTCACACCCATTCCACACAATGGTTGCCGCCCACCAAAACGCCGTCGCGTTTAA
- the rpsM gene encoding 30S ribosomal protein S13 yields MPRLLGVDIPNDKPTFISLRYLYGVGDFIARELCHKAGIDMQKHARDLTEEEVARLATLLERDYTVEGPLRRLITQNIGRLRHVRCYRGIRHGLGLPVRGQRTKTNARTRKGPKKTVAGKKGVKDLR; encoded by the coding sequence ATGCCACGTTTGCTTGGTGTCGACATTCCGAACGACAAGCCCACGTTCATCTCGCTCCGTTATTTGTACGGCGTGGGTGATTTCATCGCTCGCGAGCTGTGCCACAAGGCCGGCATCGACATGCAAAAGCATGCCCGCGACCTGACGGAAGAAGAAGTGGCCCGCTTGGCGACCTTGCTCGAACGTGACTACACGGTCGAAGGTCCCCTCCGCCGGCTCATCACGCAAAACATCGGCCGTCTGCGTCACGTCCGCTGCTACCGCGGCATTCGCCACGGTCTCGGCTTGCCCGTGCGTGGTCAACGGACCAAGACAAATGCCCGTACCCGGAAGGGACCGAAGAAGACGGTCGCCGGTAAGAAGGGTGTGAAGGATCTCCGCTAA
- the rpmJ gene encoding 50S ribosomal protein L36 — protein MKVRASVKKICDNCKIVRRKGRVYVVCSNARHKQRQG, from the coding sequence ATGAAGGTAAGAGCAAGCGTCAAAAAGATTTGTGACAACTGCAAGATCGTCCGCCGCAAAGGCCGCGTGTACGTCGTTTGCAGCAACGCCCGGCACAAGCAACGCCAGGGCTAG
- a CDS encoding small basic protein, with translation MTIDKSLKVKGSGTQNRNVLTRAERIEKLIASEKFKEGDKVLGLPKVRVMKLSLKKKKKVKAEEGADGKAAPAAGKPAAGGKAPAAAAKPAAKK, from the coding sequence ATGACGATTGATAAGAGTTTGAAGGTCAAGGGAAGCGGCACTCAGAACCGGAACGTTCTCACCCGGGCCGAGCGCATCGAAAAGCTGATCGCGTCCGAAAAGTTCAAGGAAGGGGACAAAGTCCTCGGCCTGCCGAAGGTGCGCGTCATGAAGCTGTCGCTCAAGAAGAAGAAGAAGGTCAAGGCCGAAGAGGGGGCCGACGGCAAGGCTGCTCCTGCTGCTGGCAAGCCAGCTGCTGGCGGCAAGGCTCCCGCCGCCGCTGCCAAGCCGGCCGCCAAGAAGTAA
- a CDS encoding phosphatase PAP2 family protein, translating into MTKDRQVAIPTARPAANEQRRLITPMRCLWASAVLTALTIVALPFDVSISAWMKQNHIRGELERIISLCEFFGFGWTVLFVAVTAAFIDRRGWRVMPRLVIGSLGVGLVADLGKIIIARWRPNADFAPQGFRETFISWLPWIWPEQLPDKWNRGFASFPSGHSATAVGLALALSTLYPKATLWFIFLAGMTMLQRVESRAHYPSDTFAGAALACFITAVLLHSNWLQSKFNKLEK; encoded by the coding sequence ATGACAAAAGATCGGCAAGTCGCGATTCCCACAGCGCGACCCGCAGCAAACGAGCAGCGCCGACTCATCACGCCCATGCGTTGTCTCTGGGCGAGCGCCGTTTTGACCGCCTTGACCATCGTGGCGTTGCCGTTCGATGTCTCGATCAGCGCGTGGATGAAACAGAACCACATCCGTGGCGAACTCGAGCGCATCATTTCGCTGTGCGAGTTCTTTGGCTTCGGCTGGACAGTGCTGTTTGTCGCGGTTACCGCCGCTTTCATCGATCGCCGCGGTTGGCGTGTCATGCCGCGACTGGTGATCGGTTCACTCGGCGTGGGCCTGGTGGCTGATCTGGGAAAGATCATCATCGCCCGTTGGCGGCCGAATGCCGATTTTGCGCCGCAGGGCTTTCGCGAGACGTTCATCAGCTGGCTGCCGTGGATCTGGCCCGAACAACTGCCGGACAAATGGAATCGCGGCTTTGCATCGTTTCCCTCCGGCCATTCCGCGACCGCGGTCGGACTGGCACTCGCGCTCAGCACGCTTTATCCCAAAGCAACGCTCTGGTTCATCTTTCTGGCCGGCATGACGATGCTCCAACGGGTCGAAAGCCGGGCGCATTATCCGAGCGACACGTTCGCCGGCGCCGCACTGGCCTGCTTCATCACGGCAGTGCTACTCCATTCGAACTGGCTGCAAAGCAAATTCAACAAACTGGAAAAATAG
- a CDS encoding FdhF/YdeP family oxidoreductase, with amino-acid sequence MSKVKSGGGWRAIWYTLKKSREVGGIWKMFQAMRTKNACKTCALGMGGQKGGMVNEAGSWPEFCKKSLQAMAADMQGAIKPEFWSTYSTPQMQQFSPLELETCGRITQPVVLEKGEQYYKPISWEDALGRISRKLKTLTANETFWYFSGRSSNEAGFLLQLFARMYGTNNVNNCSFYCHQASGVGLTTSLGTGTATVTLEDVEHADLVFLIGGNPPSNHPRLMSSLMKVRNNGGKVISINPVIETGMVNFRVPSNMWSLFFGTKISSTYVQPHIGGDLALLHGLAKRIVELKAHDEAYLREFCEGYDEFLVTLQELSWEDVERKSGVSKAEIDDMAAQYAAAKRVIFAWTMGITHHANGVENVQGIVNLALLRAMIGKEGAGVMPIRGHSNVQGIGSMGVTPKLKDSVFAALEREFAVQLPTTKGLDTLGCMEESHAGRLKFGFCLGGNLYGSNPEATFAGEALAALDTLVYLNTTLNTGHAHGLAKETIILPVLARDEEPQVTTQESMFNYVRLSDGGPARHEGPRSEVEVIATMASQVLGDAGPIDWQSMQNTGKIREAIAKVVPGFEQLATIDKTKEEFQIPGRTFHKPGFPTPSGRAKIHCHQLPELRGSGEQLRLMTVRSEGQFNTVVYEDYDLYRNQTRRDVILLHPDDVERLGLKEDQPVTITSEVGEMKNILVRPFPEIRAGNALMYYPESNVLVPRTADPYSKTPAFKNVLITISVPAAVKKNEKLLQLS; translated from the coding sequence ATGTCAAAAGTCAAAAGTGGTGGCGGCTGGCGCGCCATCTGGTACACGCTGAAAAAGTCACGCGAGGTCGGCGGCATCTGGAAAATGTTCCAAGCCATGCGGACCAAAAACGCGTGCAAGACTTGCGCGCTGGGCATGGGCGGCCAAAAAGGGGGCATGGTCAACGAAGCCGGCAGCTGGCCGGAGTTCTGCAAGAAGTCGCTGCAAGCCATGGCGGCTGACATGCAGGGGGCTATCAAGCCGGAGTTTTGGAGCACTTACAGCACGCCGCAGATGCAGCAGTTTTCGCCCCTCGAGCTGGAAACTTGCGGCCGCATCACGCAGCCTGTTGTGCTGGAAAAAGGCGAGCAATATTACAAACCGATCTCGTGGGAAGACGCGCTCGGCCGAATCTCGCGCAAGTTGAAAACGCTCACGGCGAACGAAACGTTTTGGTACTTCAGCGGCCGCAGTTCGAACGAAGCGGGCTTTTTGCTGCAGCTGTTCGCCCGCATGTACGGTACGAACAACGTCAACAACTGCAGCTTCTATTGTCACCAAGCCAGCGGCGTGGGCCTGACGACTTCGCTCGGCACGGGGACCGCGACGGTTACGCTCGAGGATGTCGAGCACGCCGACCTGGTGTTTCTCATTGGCGGCAATCCACCGAGTAATCATCCGCGCCTCATGTCGTCGCTGATGAAGGTCCGCAACAACGGCGGCAAGGTGATCTCGATCAATCCCGTGATCGAAACGGGTATGGTCAACTTCCGCGTGCCGAGCAACATGTGGAGTTTGTTCTTCGGCACGAAGATCAGCTCGACCTATGTGCAGCCGCACATTGGCGGCGATCTAGCGTTGCTGCATGGCCTCGCGAAGCGGATCGTGGAGCTGAAGGCCCACGACGAAGCGTATCTGCGCGAGTTTTGCGAGGGTTACGACGAATTTCTGGTTACGCTGCAAGAACTCAGCTGGGAAGACGTCGAACGTAAGTCCGGCGTATCGAAAGCCGAGATCGACGATATGGCCGCGCAATACGCCGCGGCGAAGCGAGTGATTTTTGCCTGGACGATGGGCATTACGCATCACGCCAACGGCGTGGAGAACGTGCAGGGCATCGTCAATCTCGCGCTGCTCCGCGCGATGATCGGCAAGGAGGGCGCCGGCGTGATGCCGATTCGCGGGCACTCGAACGTGCAAGGGATCGGCAGCATGGGCGTGACACCGAAGCTGAAGGACAGCGTGTTTGCGGCGCTCGAGCGCGAGTTTGCTGTGCAACTGCCGACGACCAAAGGTCTTGATACGCTCGGTTGCATGGAAGAGTCGCACGCGGGCCGATTGAAGTTTGGCTTTTGCCTGGGCGGCAATCTCTACGGCAGCAATCCCGAGGCGACGTTTGCCGGCGAAGCACTTGCCGCGCTCGATACGCTCGTTTATCTCAACACGACGCTCAACACCGGTCATGCTCACGGCCTCGCCAAGGAAACGATCATTCTGCCGGTGCTCGCCCGCGACGAAGAGCCGCAAGTCACGACGCAGGAGTCGATGTTCAATTACGTCCGCCTCAGCGACGGCGGTCCGGCCCGGCACGAAGGGCCGCGGAGCGAAGTGGAAGTGATCGCGACCATGGCATCGCAGGTGCTGGGCGATGCGGGGCCGATCGATTGGCAGTCGATGCAGAACACCGGCAAGATTCGTGAAGCCATCGCCAAGGTCGTGCCGGGCTTTGAGCAACTCGCGACGATCGACAAGACGAAGGAAGAATTTCAAATCCCCGGCCGTACGTTTCACAAGCCGGGCTTCCCGACGCCCTCGGGCCGCGCAAAGATTCATTGCCATCAGTTGCCGGAACTGCGCGGTAGCGGCGAACAGCTGCGACTGATGACCGTTCGCAGTGAAGGGCAGTTCAACACGGTTGTGTACGAAGACTATGACCTGTATCGCAATCAAACTCGTCGCGATGTGATTCTGCTTCATCCCGACGACGTCGAACGGCTGGGCCTCAAAGAAGATCAGCCGGTGACGATCACCAGCGAAGTGGGCGAGATGAAAAACATTCTCGTTCGGCCCTTCCCGGAAATCCGCGCCGGCAACGCTCTGATGTATTACCCCGAATCGAACGTCCTCGTGCCGCGCACCGCGGATCCGTATTCGAAGACGCCGGCGTTCAAAAATGTGCTGATCACCATTAGCGTGCCGGCTGCTGTGAAGAAGAACGAAAAGCTGTTGCAGCTGTCGTAA